A genome region from Sceloporus undulatus isolate JIND9_A2432 ecotype Alabama chromosome 1, SceUnd_v1.1, whole genome shotgun sequence includes the following:
- the LOC121933555 gene encoding cyclin-dependent kinase-like 1, which translates to MEPLEMKFPSISYSALGLMKGCLHMNPAERLTCEQLLQHSYFDSIREVELGRECERSMARKPSRPIRKHIPGVRSWDEGTQIFQVWNILEVVELLVPFPTP; encoded by the exons ATG GAGCCTCTGGAAATGAAATTCCCATCCATTTCCTATTCTGCCCTAGGACTCATGAAG GGCTGCCTCCACATGAATCCAGCCGAAAGGCTGACATGCGAGCAACTCCTTCAGCATTCTTACTTCGACAGCATCCGGGAGGTAGAGCTTGGGAGGGAGTGTGAAAGGTCAATGGCGCGGAAACCAAGCCGGCCAATTCGAAAACACATCCCTGGGGTAAGATCTTGGGATGAGGGGACACAGATATTTCAGGTGTGGAATATTCTTGAAGTGGTTGAACTACTAGTACCTTTTCCCACACCCTAA